In the genome of Raphanus sativus cultivar WK10039 chromosome 4, ASM80110v3, whole genome shotgun sequence, one region contains:
- the LOC108849552 gene encoding uncharacterized protein LOC108849552 yields MLVPTNTGLPSAASLLRGRAKVEYMTISELKEFVITAPSLDIDFLWKNGGVMLFALSAPKSFNAPSPHCENTHAVGALHPNTVLAKVELGVAVRQHRMWGQLQMVTNQRWLPLKQASKVVKNNALPSMRFLF; encoded by the exons AT GTTGGTCCCCACAAACACTGGGCTTCCATCAGCAGCTTCACTTCTGAGAGGACGTGCCAAGGTTGAGTATATGACCATATCTGAGCTTAAGGAGTTTGTTATAACTGCTCCATCTCTG GATATTGACTTCTTATGGAAAAATGGTGGTGTTATGTTGTTTGCTCTAAGTGCACCAAAAAGCTTCAACGCACCGTCTCCGCACTGCGAAAATACACATGCTGTTGGTGCCCTCCA TCCTAACACAGTTCTTGCTAAGGTTGAACTGGGGGTAGCAGTCAGGCAGCACCGGATGTGGGGGCAGCTCCAGATGGTGACGAATCAAAGATGGCTTCCGCTGAAGCAAGCATCCAAGGTGGTCAAGAATAATGCTTTGCCATCGATGAGGTTTCTTTTTTAA
- the LOC108850890 gene encoding uncharacterized protein LOC108850890: MHIYSSCGQWNSSVKKRWSFLVDEATGGRLLNLDGSSTFEKLKMMVCEDFGIDSTLVNLELTYLPSELINTPESPPIIISNDRQVKNFLTYARTKPSTRLCVCLQSKDENPNREARVNLKKETSDAPTREEDDSSSENSDVNAGETYCTEQDIERDEKMNEKDESKRHNLRFALLDVVKKGQHFSSKMLLQATFEICAMKHNFDYKLVKSDTKIWYIRCAEEDCGWRVRAEGLKGSPYFIIKKYVAEHSCAASARNKSVRTASAKTIGNMIMHKYDGVKEGPKCKDIIQLMRGEHGIEVSKSLAYDAREYAIKTMRGIPEAGYAKIPKYLHMMKEANPGSHTSYETDKDGRFRFLFLSFGQSVRGFYRGIRKVIVLDGTFLKSKYKGVLLVATALDGNSNLYPLAFGVVDSENDRSWNWFMRQLKVVIADEQSLAFVSDRNTSLGKAIANVYPQSYHGICIHHLLSNVVTHYHGKGLVGLVAKASKAYRVADFQKIFSDICSISPAIGKYLIEADVRKWARCQFPGYRYDMRTNNPAESMNSALRTPREFPVIPLLDSIREMMTRWFFERKTLSSKNSKPLTTAVEKKIDRRIEKGKTFTVYPINDYRFLVRGDTIECLVDLARRTCTCGKFDLLKIPCRHAIKASFSVGRRAHSLTDEKYTTSCWISVYAESINPISAPEDAWIVPEDVEKAEVLPPESRRAAGRRKKRRYETAEDKIRSSQGSNGSKKRKCSRCGNTGHNRSTCDRALL, translated from the coding sequence ATGCATATCTACTCTTCTTGTGGTCAATGGAACTCATCAGTTAAAAAGAGATGGAGTTTTCTTGTTGATGAAGCAACAGGAGGTAGGTTACTGAATTTGGATGGAAGTTCAACCTTTGAGAAGCTTAAGATGATGGTTTGTGAGGACTTTGGAATCGATTCAACTCTGGTCAATCTCGAGTTAACCTACTTACCTTCTGAGTTGATTAATACTCCCGAGTCTCCACCGATTATCATCAGCAACGACCGACAAGTTAAGAATTTTCTAACCTATGCGAGGACCAAACCTTCCACGCGCTTGTGTGTGTGTCTTCAGTCAAAGGATGAGAATCCAAATAGGGAGGCACGTGTAAACTTGAAGAAAGAAACATCTGATGCGCCCACAAGAGAGGAAGATGATAGTTCGAGTGAAAATTCTGATGTCAATGCTGGTGAAACTTACTGCACCGAACAAGATATTGAGCGGGATGAAAAGATGAATGAGAAGGACGAAAGCAAGAGACATAATTTACGATTTGCTTTGTTGGATGTCGTGAAGAAGGGACAACATTTTAGCAGTAAAATGTTACTACAGGCAACTTTTGAAATTTGTGCAATGAAACACAATTTCGACTATAAACTAGTCAAATCGGATACCAAAATTTGGTATATTAGGTGCGCAGAAGAAGATTGCGGCTGGCGAGTTCGTGCAGAAGGATTAAAGGGTTCTCCATATTTCATAATCAAAAAATATGTTGCTGAACATTCATGTGCTGCGTCAGCAAGGAACAAATCTGTAAGGACAGCTTCAGCAAAAACAATTGGTAATATGATTATGCATAAGTACGATGGTGTGAAGGAGGGGCCAAAATGTAAAGATATCATCCAGCTTATGCGTGGTGAGCATGGGATCGAGGTGTCCAAGTCTTTAGCGTATGATGCGCGTGAGTATGCTATCAAGACAATGAGAGGTATTCCAGAAGCAGGTTATGCGAAGATTCCCAAATACTTGCACATGATGAAGGAAGCTAATCCTGGGTCACATACATCTTACGAAACTGACAAGGATGGGAGATTCAGATTTCTTTTCCTATCGTTTGGGCAGTCTGTCCGAGGTTTTTACAGAGGCATTCGAAAAGTTATAGTTCTCGATGGGACGTTTTTGAAGAGCAAATACAAAGGTGTGTTACTGGTTGCTACTGCGTTGGATGGAAACTCAAATTTATATCCACTTGCATTTGGAGTTGTCGACTCAGAGAATGACCGCTCCTGGAACTGGTTTATGAGACAACTTAAAGTGGTTATTGCTGACGAGCAGAGTTTAGCTTTTGTCTCTGATAGGAATACCTCTCTTGGTAAAGCTATTGCAAATGTGTACCCTCAATCTTATCATGGGATCTGCATTCATCATTTACTGAGTAATGTTGTAACTCATTACCATGGGAAAGGTTTAGTTGGTTTGGTTGCAAAGGCTTCTAAAGCTTATCGAGTTGCTGATTTTCAGAAAATCTTTTCAGATATTTGCTCGATTAGTCCTGCGATTGGAAAATATCTAATTGAAGCTGATGTGAGAAAGTGGGCTCGCTGTCAATTTCCAGGTTATAGGTATGATATGAGGACCAATAATCCTGCTGAATCGATGAATTCTGCATTGCGTACGCCAAGGGAGTTTCCGGTCATTCCTCTGTTGGACAGCATAAGAGAAATGATGACTCGATGGTTTTTTGAACGTAAAACTCTAAGCTCTAAGAATTCTAAGCCACTGACCacagctgtggagaagaagattgataGAAGGATCGAGAAGGGAAAGACGTTTACAGTTTACCCGATTAATGATTACCGATTTCTGGTTCGTGGAGACACAATTGAATGTCTGGTTGATTTGGCAAGACGCACATGTACTTGTGGAAAATTCGACTTGTTAAAGATCCCATGCAGGCATGCCATAAAAGCCAGTTTCAGTGTAGGTAGACGAGCCCACAGTCTGACTGACGAGAAGTACACGACCTCTTGTTGGATCTCAGTTTACGCGGAAAGCATAAATCCGATAAGTGCTCCTGAAGATGCATGGATTGTCCCAGAAGATGTGGAGAAGGCAGAAGTTCTTCCTCCAGAGAGTAGAAGAGCAGCAGGAAGGAGAAAGAAACGAAGATATGAGACTGCTGAAGACAAGATTCGTTCTTCACAAGGAAGTAATGGTTCGAAAAAACGCAAATGCAGTAGGTGTGGGAATACGGGGCACAATAGGTCGACATGTGATAGAGCTTTACTTTGA
- the LOC130511335 gene encoding uncharacterized protein LOC130511335, giving the protein MEIELPKRIAEAGTEHHIDKINNHCRLRVLKILKQELEDEYKDVLKDPVFGPILAINEHQLGYSGKVIHSFVCKMLDVSKRHELWFQFARKPLRFSMQEFYAVTGLNCVAEKNIDFESWRNDKGFWGTLLKRNESVDMQTIRLKLITECKNWSRVDRVRLVYLCVICFVMAKDEKIDIPQEYIRLVMDFDKMRKYPWGLHAYDMLVESIQNARSKLKKNSYVLDGFSYALQIWLMEAIPDIGTLLGQKYQEGITSVRCRNWYGHGKVSYHDITALEAALGQRAVVFPFISETGNNDVVADVKFTRKEWKTPLTSFKPKETALPFLRDIELPEDRVKDKDYSLVFVPEESWVKLVEWSVTNKELQIGPSLFTKEMSARIVGPTEWLKNFKVTRTFQDIDAMLFLFRERTTLGRWKVNKVAFMSCLFSSQLKCSYSTFKNDKNKFKVEGLLLEYGTGQLPPHGKTGLVWDVDVSRMYVPVFVHGNHWIALCVNFVTRTIEVFDCAGLKYQKEVEPFAHLIPRIVKAVHPAENRKHFNARAYKVVYVPVPFLNASNCDCGIYALKFIECHALGLDYTLVNDDNIREARQKVAYDLWEAANDPELMFRMSKYSPPKTVTSKVVVLP; this is encoded by the exons ATGGAAATTGAGCTTCCTAAACGCATAGCTGAAGCAGGGACTGAGCACCATATCGATAAGATTAACAACCATTGCAGGCTGAGAGTTCTGAAGATACTGAAGCAGGAACTTGAGGACGAGTACAAAGATGTTTTGAAGGATCCTGTATTCGGTCCGATTTTAGCTATTAATGAGCATCAACTTGGATACTCAGGGAAGGTTATTCACAGCTTCGTATGCAAAATGCTAGACGTTTCCAAGCGTCACGAGTTATGGTTTCAGTTTGCAAGGAAGCCTCTTCGGTTTTCCATGCAAGAGTTCTATGCTGTGACAGGTCTTAACTGTGTAGCAGAGAAGAACATTGATTTTGAGTCTTGGAGAAATGATAAGGGGTTTTGGGGCACTTTGCTGAAGCGAAATGAATCTGTAGACATGCAGACGATTAGGCTGAAGCTTATTACGGAGTGCAAGAACTGGTCGCGTGTGGACAGGGTGAGGCTAGTCTACCTTTGTGTCATTTGTTTTGTGATGGCTAAGGATGAGAAGATTGATATCCCTCAAGAATACATAAGATTAGTCATGGATTTTGATAAAATGAGGAAGTATCCGTGGGGTCTTCATGCTTACGATATGCTAGTGGAGTCCATCCAGAATGCAAGGTCCAAGTTGAAGAAAAACAGCTATGTATTAGATGGATTCTCCTATGCTCTACAGATTTGGCTTATGGAGGCGATCCCAGACATTGGTACTTTGCTGGGTCAAAAATACCAAGAAGGCATAACCAGTGTGAGATGTCGGAACTGGTATGGACATGGAAAGGTTTCTTATCATGATATCACTGCTCTAGAGGCTGCACTTGGACAG AGGGCGGTTGTGTTTCCATTCATATCTGAAACCGGAAACAATGATGTCGTTGCTGATGTGAAATTCACAAGGAAGGAATGGAAAACCCCATTGACTTCATTTAAGCCCAAGGAAACTGCACTGCCATTTTTACGGGATATAGAATTGCCTGAGGATCGTGTAAAAGACAAAGATTACTCTTTGGTTTTTGTCCCCGAAGAATCTTGGGTCAAACTCGTTGAGTGGTCCGTAACGAACAA GGAACTTCAGATTGGACCTTCTTTGTTTACAAAAGAGATGTCAGCACGTATTGTTGGACCTACGGAGTGGTTAAAGAACTTT AAAGTAACAAGaacttttcaggatattgatgcCATGTTATTCTTATTCCGGGAAAGGACAACATTGGGTCGATGGAAGGTAAACAAGGTGGCGTTCATGTCGTGCCTATTCAGTTCCCAACTCAAGTGTTCATACTCCACTTTCAAAAACGACAAGAATAAGTTTAAAGTAGAAGGATTGCTACTCGAGTACGGGACAGGTCAACTTCCTCCTCATGGAAAAACGGGACTAGTGTGGGATGTGGACGTCAGCCGTATGTATGTTCCGGTTTTCGTCCATGGTAACCACTGGATTGCTCTCTGCGTTAATTTTGTTACTCGAACGATTGAAGTCTTCGATTGTGCTGGTTTGAAATACCAAAAAGAAGTGGAGCCGTTTGCGCATCTTATCCCTCGGATTGTCAAAGCTGTCCACCCAGCTGAGAACAGGAAGCATTTCAACGCTAGAGCATATAAAGTCGTCTACGTCCCAGTGCCATTCTTAAATGCAAGTAATTGTGACTGCGGAATTTATGCACTGAAATTCATCGAGTGTCACGCTCTAGGCTTGGATTATACACTGGTGAACGATGACAACATCCGTGAAGCCAGGCAGAAGGTTGCATATGATCTTTGGGAAGCTGCAAACGATCCTGAGCTGATGTTTCGAATGTCAAAGTACTCACCTCCGAAGACAGTTACTTCTAAAGTTGTGGTGCTTCCTTAG
- the LOC108850891 gene encoding uncharacterized protein LOC108850891 → MKGLELNDGSDAEIRKSSIRRISVEGYDISLRIEDVDEALRKHFASCGKIIHVYIPGNNEWTILCKYAFVYFNEEDEEKALRLDGRDMGGQILQIKSYPFHETYLNDVVDPMKDDNFIMYPFRVEVAGYDNSLPLDVVKKEIKEYFSVNRSFAHHHKTSSAATEINSFIYLKGQEAVDKALERSGSSVGGLSLVVTKVFPIEYNPPPTGYIPPRIYNTFTQEQKDDPNLYYTIIGRQQKKSEQKKSETKKKKKTKTREGNQKKKKTKTTEGNQKKSETTEGNQKKKSKTKGVQISF, encoded by the exons ATGAAA GGTCTGGAATTGAACGACGGTAGTGATGCAGAGATTCGAAAAAGCAG CATTAGGAGAATTTCCGTTGAAGGATATGACATCTCGCTTCGTATAGAGGATGTCGATGAGGCTTTGAGAAAACATTTTGCTTCATGTGGAAAAATAATTCATGTTTATATTCCCGGAAACAATGAATGGACGATTCTCTGCAA ATACGCCTTCGTTTATTttaatgaagaagatgaagaaaaggCGTTGAGGCTTGATGGACGTGACATGGGAGGACAGATTTTACAAATTAAGTCTTACCCGTTTCACGAAACTTACCTTAATGATGTCGTGGACCCGATGAAAGATGATAATTTCATTATGTACCCATTCAg GGTCGAGGTTGCGGGTTATGACAATTCCCTTCCTCTCGATGTTGTCAAGAAGGAGATAAAAGAATATTTCTCTGTAAATCGTTCTTTTGCTCACCACCACAAAACCTCTTCTGCTGCTACCGAAAT CAACTCTTTCATTTATCTCAAAGGTCAAGAGGCTGTAGACAAGGCTCTGGAACGTAGTGGAAGTTCTGTGGGAGGCTTGAGTCTTGTAGTTACTAAGGTTTTTCCAATTGAATATAACCCACCGCCGACTGGCTACATTCCCCCAC GTATCTACAACACCTTCACTCAGGAGCAGAAAGACGATCCTAATCTATATTACACTATTATTGGGAGACAGCAGAAGAAGAGTGAGCAGAAGAAGAgtgagacgaagaagaagaagaagactaagaCCAGGGAGGgaaatcagaagaagaagaagactaagaCCACGGAGGGAAATCAGAAGAAGAGTGAGACCACGGAGGgaaatcagaagaagaagagcaagaccaAGGGAGTACAAATCTCTTTCTGA
- the LOC108850892 gene encoding mavicyanin: MASINCKSFFTSLMILVALFGVGVDGKVHKVGDSSGWTMMGVDYQVWASSRTFQVGDSLVFEYNNEFHDVTEVTPHDFELCYSSNPLARYQTGSDTVTLTKPGFQHFICGVPGHCDIGQKLDILVFPASLGPVAAPVPGPVRSPISSMSPSPSPLADSPPRSSMSPSPSPLADFTN, encoded by the coding sequence ATGGCTTCAATCAATTGCAAATCTTTCTTCACTTCTCTTATGATTCTTGTGGCACTTTTTGGAGTTGGAGTAGACGGAAAGGTTCACAAAGTCGGCGACTCGAGCGGATGGACCATGATGGGTGTGGATTACCAAGTTTGGGCATCTTCAAGAACTTTTCAAGTAGGAGACTCACTGGTCTTCGAATACAACAACGAGTTCCACGACGTCACTGAAGTCACACCCCACGACTTTGAGTTATGCTATTCGTCTAATCCGTTAGCGAGATACCAAACTGGATCAGACACGGTAACTCTAACCAAACCTGGATTCCAACACTTCATATGCGGAGTTCCTGGTCACTGCGACATCGGACAAAAGCTCGACATCCTAGTCTTCCCGGCCTCGTTGGGTCCAGTGGCTGCTCCAGTTCCGGGGCCAGTCAGATCACCAATATCTTCTATGTCTCCTTCACCTTCTCCCTTGGCTGATTCACCACCAAGATCTTCTATGTCTCCTTCACCTTCTCCCTTGGCTGATTTCACAAACTAA